A region of the Pseudomonas anguilliseptica genome:
CCCAGTACATCGCGCAGGACCCATAGCAGAGGCATATCGGGGGCAACGTCAACCTGCTGCGACTGTCCGTTGATGATTAACGTTTGCATGTTATTTCCTCTGCCTAAAGTGTTAATGCCGACAACCTTGGTTATCGCTTTGATCATGTGGGTGCGCTACGTGACGCAGACTAAAACAGCTTCATGCCCTCACGAATTAATCCGCCTTAAACGGGCAACCAGCCACCCGGCCAGTGGGAAGGAGATAAGCTGGGTGACAGGCACCAATACCAGCACTTCCACCAATACCATTAGCGGAAAACTCAAATCACGGGTCAGCGGGGCCAACACACTCAGCACCAATAAGAGTGTTGGGTATAACCCCAGACAGCCCACCACTACACGCCAGAACATGGCGTTTATTTGATGCGAGCGCTTGCTGGGTGTATGCATAAAAATCTCTGCAGGCATTGCCTGTAACTTAGCGGCCTGGATCTTTTAAATAAAAAAACCCTGCCAGCAAGGAGCTTGAGCTGGCAGAGCACGAACCATGGTCATTCCAACGCCAGACAATCAGTCGTGACCGACGCGAACCACCAACTTGCCAAAATTACGGCCCTCGAGAAGCCCGATAAAGGCCATAGGCGCCTCTTCCAAGCCGCTCACTAATTCCTCGCGATACTTGATCTGACCCTGTGCAAACCAGCTCGACATCTCGTTAAAGAATTCGTCGTAGCGGTGCGCGTGATCATCAAAAATAATAAAACCCTGCACATGAATGCGCTTACGCAGAATGGCGCCCATCAAAGACGGCAAGCGATCTGGCCCGCTGGGTAAGGCGGTGTCGTTGTAGTGCGCGACGATGCCGCAGACCGGCACCCGCGCCTTGGTATTGAGCAGCGGCAGCACCGCCTCGAAGACCTTGCCACCGACATTCTCGAAGTAGACATCGATACCCGCCGGGCAGGCCTTGGCCAGTTGCTCGGCGAAGTCCGGCGCACGGTGATCGAGGCAGGCATCAAAGCCCAGCACCTCGACGGCATACCGGCACTTTTCCGCGCCGCCGGCGACGCCGACCACATGGCAGCCCTTGATTTTGCCGATCTGCCCGACAGTCGCGCCGACCGGCCCGGTAGCAGCCGCCACCACCAGTGTTTCGCCCGCCTGCGGCCGGCCAATATCGAGCAAGCCCATATACGCGGTGAAGCCCGGCATACCAAAGATGCCCAAGGCATAAGAGGGCTGTGCCGGCGACTCGCCCAGCGCGGTCAGGTCACTGCCATCGGACAACGCATAGTCCTGCCAGCCAGCAAAGGACAGCACCCAGTCACCGACCTTGTAGGCCGGGTTTTTCGAAGCCTCCACACGGCATACAGTGCCACCCACCATCACCCCGCCGATTTCCACCGGCGGCGCATAGGACGGCGCATCACTCATGCGGCCGCGCATGTAAGGGTCGAGCGACAGGTAGACGGTACGCAGCAGCACCTGCCCTTCTGCAGGCTCAGGAATAGGGCTTTGCTCAATGCGGAAATTCGCCTCGACAGGCGCACCGTGCGGGCGCGAGGCCAGAACAACGCGTCGATTGATTTGCTTTGACTGGGGCATATGCAAACTCCTGGCTGATGTTGAAGAAATGGTTGTCTCGGAGCAGATGAATTAGACCAGTCGGCTATTAAGCCGATAAAAAAAGCCCACCAACTGTTGGGCAGTCTCGCCACTAGGTGTTGTCAGAGGCCAACATGGTCTGGGTCGTGTCCATGGCGTTTTCCAGCGACCGACTATTACGGTGCAGCTTGCTCAGCAGGCTGGCGCCGAGCCACAGCTGATAAAGGGCCGTCGCCGTGCGGTAAGCATCGCCTGGCGGCAGGGAACCGTCTTGCTGGCCCTGCGCAATGCAGTCAGCGATCCGCACAATGATTTGATCGGCGCCATCGCGCAGCGTGAGGCGCATGGACTCAGAGAGATCCGCCACCTCAGCGCTCAGCTTCACCACCAGGCACTTCTGCTCATCGCAGGGCTCGCAGTAGCTGTCCAGCCACTTCTGCCAATAGCCCATCAGCCGTTCGCGGGCCGTGTTGCCCGTGACGGCGAAGCGCTCGTCCATGTTCGCCAGATAAGTGCGAAAGTAATCCTCGAGCAAGGACTGGCCGTACTGCTCTTTGGATTTGAAGTAATGGTAGAACGAGCCTTTCGGCACGCTGGCGGCCTGCAAAATCTCGTTAAGGCCCACACC
Encoded here:
- a CDS encoding TetR/AcrR family transcriptional regulator: MKQNYDDTRQHLLDTGHRMMVVKGFTGVGLNEILQAASVPKGSFYHYFKSKEQYGQSLLEDYFRTYLANMDERFAVTGNTARERLMGYWQKWLDSYCEPCDEQKCLVVKLSAEVADLSESMRLTLRDGADQIIVRIADCIAQGQQDGSLPPGDAYRTATALYQLWLGASLLSKLHRNSRSLENAMDTTQTMLASDNT
- a CDS encoding NADP-dependent oxidoreductase, translating into MPQSKQINRRVVLASRPHGAPVEANFRIEQSPIPEPAEGQVLLRTVYLSLDPYMRGRMSDAPSYAPPVEIGGVMVGGTVCRVEASKNPAYKVGDWVLSFAGWQDYALSDGSDLTALGESPAQPSYALGIFGMPGFTAYMGLLDIGRPQAGETLVVAAATGPVGATVGQIGKIKGCHVVGVAGGAEKCRYAVEVLGFDACLDHRAPDFAEQLAKACPAGIDVYFENVGGKVFEAVLPLLNTKARVPVCGIVAHYNDTALPSGPDRLPSLMGAILRKRIHVQGFIIFDDHAHRYDEFFNEMSSWFAQGQIKYREELVSGLEEAPMAFIGLLEGRNFGKLVVRVGHD